A window of the Microtus pennsylvanicus isolate mMicPen1 chromosome 4, mMicPen1.hap1, whole genome shotgun sequence genome harbors these coding sequences:
- the LOC142847685 gene encoding interferon-inducible GTPase 1-like, with product MGQLFSDTSKNEDCGDLESSFTAYFKINTESKIIPQETIDSIELHLTKGNIQEANSVIRDALKNIDNVPITIAVTGESGAGKSSFINALRGVEPEEEGAAEVGVVATTMRRTPYKHPKIQTLTLWDLPGIETVNFLPKDYLEKVNFQEYDFFIIVSATRFTKLELDLAKAIRFMKKNYYFVRTKVDLDLDNEKKCNSHTFDREKTLQQIRSMCVNTFSQNNMDAPQIFLISNSNLSDYDFPVLMDTLVKDLPAQKRHNFMLSLANITEPAIDRKHKSLQQAIWLEACKDALLATVPVVGILRDDVEKLKEKLNHYRVLFGVDDASLEVMAKDSQVPVEQLKKMIKSPYLLETEGKTTLGEKLLKYLERFSSATGGPLATGLYFRKTFYLQFLFLDTVTEDAKVLLRQI from the coding sequence ATGGGTCAGTTATTCTCTGATACATCTAAGAATGAAGACTGTGGAGATTTGGAGTCCAGCTTTACTGCATATTTTAAGATTAACACAGAAAGCAAAATCATTCCCCAAGAAACCATCGATTCAATTGAGTTACACCTAACAAAAGGAAACATTCAGGAAGCAAACTCTGTAATCAGggatgctttaaaaaatattgataatGTCCCAATAACCATTGCTGTCACTGGAGAGTCTGGAGCAGGGAAGTCCAGCTTCATCAATGCCCTGAGGGGGGTTGAACCTGAAGAAGAAGGTGCAGCTGAAGTTGGGGTGGTAGCAACAACTATGAGGAGAACTCCATACAAACACCCCAAAATTCAAACCTTGACTTTATGGGACCTGCCTGGCATTGAAACTGTGAATTTTCTACCAAAAGATTATTTGGAGAAAGTGAATTTCCAAGAGTATGATTTCTTCATTATTGTTTCTGCCACACGTTTTACAAAACTTGAACTAGACCTTGCCAAAGCAATCAGATTTATGAAAAAGAATTATTACTTTGTGAGAACCAAGGTGGACCTGGATTTAGACAATGAGAAGAAATGCAATTCACATACCTTTGACAGAGAAAAGACCCTGCAGCAGATCAGAAGCATGTGTGTGAACACCTTCAGTCAGAATAACATGGATGCTCCACagattttcttgatttctaacaGCAATTTATCTGACTATGATTTTCCAGTCCTGATGGACACCCTGGTAAAGGATCTTCCTGCTCAAAAGCGCCACAATTTTATGCTTTCCTTGGCTAATATCACAGAACCAGCCATTGACAGAAAGCACAAGTCTCTGCAGCAGGCTATCTGGTTGGAAGCCTGCAAGGATGCACTTTTAGCTACTGTTCCTGTAGTGGGCATCCTCAGGGATGATGTGGAGAAGCTGAAGGAGAAGTTAAACCACTATCGAGTCCTCTTTGGAGTGGACGATGCATCCCTGGAAGTCATGGCTAAGGATTCCCAAGTGCCTGTTgaacaactgaaaaaaatgattaaatccCCTTATTTGTTGGAAACTGAGGGAAAAACAACATTAGGAGAAAAGCTTTTGAAATATTTGGAGAGATTTTCCTCAGCTACTGGTGGGCCCTTGGCTACGGGTCTCTACTTTAGGAAAACCTTTTACTTGCAATTTCTGTTCCTTGATACAGTGACTGAAGACGCCAAAGTTCTCCTTAGACAAATTTAG